The sequence GTTTTCTCGTGTATCAATTGATAAAGAAACTGGTTTATAAAAGACTGCCACAAATCATTGAAACACTCTAATAAAAAAACCTTAACACTGAAACATAAGTTTCGGAACTGACCTAGTTCCGTGGGACTAAAGAAAAAACCAAGTTAGGATGAAGTTAACCGATAATTTACGGGCGATTGATATCCTAGCTTTTCTTGTATTCGATTTTCATTGTAATATTTTAAATAGTTTATCACAGTTTGTGATACAATTTCAGTAGAACCCTTTAGTTCTGGGTTTAATTCGAATGTTTCACACTTTAGAGAGGCATGAAACGATTCGATAGGAGCATTATCAGCGGGTGTCCCCTTACGGGACATACTCATGGTAATGCTTTTATTTTTTACTCTAAGTTGATACTCTTTTGATGTATAGACACTTCCTTGATCAGAATGAAGAATACATGGCTGAACGATATCCGGAAGTTGATTTAATGTATCAACCACACATTCTAGGTTTTGTCTGTCACTCAATGTAGACGCAATAATCTCACCATTATATAAATCCATGATCGTAGATAAATAGAGCATTTTATGGCCATAAGGGATGTAAGTGATATCTGTCACCAATTTCTCTAGAGGACGTAGTGATTTAAAGTCGCGATTAATGATATTGGGCATAATGATCTTCGGATTTTTGTTTTTTCGATACCGTTTGACCTTAACACGGCATTGACATTGGTGTTTCTGCATTATCTTTTGAACAGTATTCTTATTGATAATTCTTTCTTTTCGAATTAATGCAGTTATTTTTCGATATCCATAACGAAATTTATTTTCTTTACAAAGTTCAATTACTAATGCTTCATTGACAGAATAATTATTAGAATCTAGTTGCTCTTTTTTAGTCCAACGGTAATACGTTGACTTAGGTACCCCAAAAAGATTCAAGATATCTTTAATTGATACAGTGTTGCGATACTCTTCAACGAGCTTGATGATTATTTCAGGAACCACATCCTTTCTCTTTCCAAATACTTTTTTAATAGTTCAATTTGTTGCTCCAAAGATTTAATTCTAAGTCTTTGTGTTTCTTCGACCGTGTCTCCTTCAGGCCCTTTTCCAAAAGTATATTGCTTGCCTACAGGTTGAGAAAATCGATAGTGTTCACCATTTCGATACCATCTCCACCATGTTTTGACTTGTGTTACATTTTTTATTCCAAGTTCAGTCTGAATAAACCTGCTTGAGTATCCTGCCAATTTCATTTCTATAACTTTCATCTTTGTCTCATAGCTATGCATAGTTCGTGTTCCCATATAAAAACCTCCTATATTGAACTATTTTACAATAATTCTCATACAAGAGGTTTTTTTCTTTAGTCCCACGGAACTAGGTCAGTTC is a genomic window of Erysipelothrix amsterdamensis containing:
- a CDS encoding IS3-like element ISErh1 family transposase (programmed frameshift); the encoded protein is MGTRTMHSYETKMKVIEMKLAGYSSRFIQTELGIKNVTQVKTWWRWYRNGEHYRFSQPVGKQYTFGKGPEGDTVEETQRLRIKSLEQQIELFKKVFGKRKDVVPEIIIKLVEEYRNTVSIKDILNLFGVPKSTYYRWTKKEQLDSNNYSVNEALVIELCKENKFRYGYRKITALIRKERIINKNTVQKIMQKHQCQCRVKVKRYRKNKNPKIIMPNIINRDFKSLRPLEKLVTDITYIPYGHKMLYLSTIMDLYNGEIIASTLSDRQNLECVVDTLNQLPDIVQPCILHSDQGSVYTSKEYQLRVKNKSITMSMSRKGTPADNAPIESFHASLKCETFELNPELKGSTEIVSQTVINYLKYYNENRIQEKLGYQSPVNYRLTSS